GTAGCATagggctggcagcttcctcgctcaaagAATAAGCctagcgatacagcgaggaaatgctgccagtgtctacggcaccatgcctaaggagttcacctagtttttaatatttttggtttagttaggtatttattttaagattaaggtttagtttatgattagtattattgtttttttttatttataattatgtatccaATAAAGAACAGTTTCATTCTTACATTTTATGTGTGTTTTAGCAAATCAGAGCTAGATTGGGACGAATGGTTGCAATTCCTGAGCGAAGTATGTGCTTTGAAAGGCTGGGATGAAGAAAATGTACAAGAAACCTTGACGAACTGTGGATTACCAGGCCAGGGCAACGTCGTTGTACCACAATACAGAGACTTTTTCCTTACATACAAACCTAAAGAGAAACTACCTTTTTGAGTATGTTATTTTAGTCacagtttattttttaaataaatggaaAGAAAAGTATATCGTCTacgtgtatttttagggttccgtagtcaactaggtcGACTGGGGACTCTTATTGTTTTTCTCTGTCAGTTTATCCGCGCCTTCGCTCCGTGGTCTCGTTAGTGCTAGAAAGCTACAAGCAGATAGTGTATATACTTCAAGGAAAggatatgtatgtacatacattaCGCGTGGCTACTCAGGGGTAAAACTACATTACCTACTACCCACTACAGGTGTCACGTTTTTCGTAACTTTCATTTTAAAGAAACTTAAAAATTACCACAATGTTGTATGGGAAAATGTTTAAAAACTTCcgttatatttattatagtagTGCCCTTATTTTGTTGTCGGCCTtttcaaattaaattttatgatgCCAAGTTAGTGCCAACGGCCGCCGCTGGCACCATGTTGGACGTGGCCATAAAATGTCGTGTATTTTAGACAATTAGCGCCACTGTGTCACGCACATTGCCAATAGGACGATGAACACTAAACATTcacgtgtgtgtgtggattgagtgagcaccttccgaaaataaaaaaaaatatgctgatcatttagtaaaagttcaaaaacaattgtaaaacgaatctctgaatttgtaaaaagataaatcaaaagatacagccattaacatgtgctcactcagttctcacaaactaccaacgaaaacagtgaatatattcatttaacatataatatttatatactaacatttagtaaaaaataggccaacctacctctataaatattagatcacctagtgacgtattaaattttttacaaatagtttcttatgctcactcaatccacacgctccgtcttgcgtgagcgacgggcgacgcgacgcgacgcgacgcgatgcgacggcgatggctcaaggtcatcgcgtatccatcgcgcgaaacttcagcactagcattttggtgattagaatcacaagattcgccgtctttcacaatgtgcaaatggtctagcgggtttaaCTTCTAAGTGGAAacgtttgcgccatgagtgtcgtgagttcgaatctcggctcacgcaatctttttgcatttttatttactttttttcttttatgttctactagcttttgcccgcggcttctcttgaaagacggacaaacaaacagacacacacacacttttcagtttaatcagtatggattatttgattttgtttacctgcttatttctttctctaagattctactttcttatttttttttaagactttctactttcttatttccgggttttatactaacaaggaaagttttaagtagcacacaataatactgcattttgtttttattaacttaatgtttattttaatccatactaatattataaacgggaaagtgtgtgtgtgtctatttatttgtccgtccttcacggcaaaactgagcgacgaattaacgtatactatttacttataacgaatgctatttacttaatgttgaaatgaaaaaatgtcatacagtgtaatccagtgttttttaatgctgccatctagtgtcgattggcataaccactacactaagagcccttattccttagagcgttcatcaatttcgtgaaatagccattgacagatggcgttggcgctaggtacgcgagccaccggtaacgcaacacacaggcaagaatgatcttgatagtttcgaatttaattgctagtaacaattcttttggtttcatgtgttaacttttttgtgaagtttacaagagataagaatatattattattatatggtacctactaattgtaagtaacttaaaataaacagtttcaaagagctgagctgtgtgcaaaaaaatacatgtgttattggcccggctaatgagatcaaacatggtcgagttacgataaatagaatagcagttctgttattcatttcctgactcgatcatgtgaccttggacatcatcgagatcgacgctgctcatcagcccaaatgtaataagcccaaacatagtggagttattatgagtaaaatagcagttttgttgaccatatcctgactccaccatgaaaaccagaac
This genomic stretch from Leguminivora glycinivorella isolate SPB_JAAS2020 chromosome Z, LegGlyc_1.1, whole genome shotgun sequence harbors:
- the LOC125240804 gene encoding tubulin polymerization-promoting protein homolog, with product MGDEEQATLDGQFRDFSKLYDNKRSGLTITLFRSDFWMRQAKILDDRKLTMTDTGVLWNKYNKSELDWDEWLQFLSEVCALKGWDEENVQETLTNCGLPGQGNVVVPQYRDFFLTYKPKEKLPF